A DNA window from Candidatus Roseilinea sp. contains the following coding sequences:
- a CDS encoding potassium transporter Trk, whose product MPRDNHTNEFAVIGLGRFGSSLARTLVNRGAAVLGIDRSPELVQQIADEITQAAVLDSTNEAALREVDITAFQTVIVAIGSNFEANLLTTVALREMGIPNIICKALNLRQRDILLKVGANRVVLPEYEAGHRLALELTIPGMLGQIELGPGYVISEIKAPERAIGVPLGRSGLRRLNVNVLAVKRGDRLIVSPAQEFVPQPEDVLVVIGQPTDIERCTTGA is encoded by the coding sequence ATGCCGCGTGACAATCACACGAACGAATTCGCCGTCATCGGCCTGGGCCGGTTTGGCTCCAGCTTAGCGCGCACGCTGGTCAACCGCGGCGCGGCCGTGCTGGGCATAGATCGCTCGCCGGAGCTGGTACAGCAAATCGCCGACGAAATCACTCAGGCCGCTGTGCTCGACTCGACCAACGAGGCAGCGCTGCGCGAGGTGGACATCACCGCATTCCAAACCGTAATCGTCGCCATCGGCTCGAACTTTGAAGCGAACCTGTTGACGACGGTAGCCCTGCGCGAGATGGGCATCCCCAACATCATCTGCAAGGCGCTGAACCTGCGGCAGCGCGATATCCTGCTCAAAGTCGGCGCGAATCGCGTGGTGTTGCCGGAATACGAGGCCGGCCATCGCCTGGCGCTTGAACTGACCATCCCCGGGATGCTCGGGCAGATCGAACTGGGCCCCGGCTACGTCATCAGCGAGATCAAAGCGCCGGAGCGCGCGATCGGCGTACCACTTGGTCGTTCGGGGCTGCGCCGGTTGAACGTGAACGTGCTGGCCGTGAAGCGCGGCGACCGGCTGATCGTCTCTCCAGCGCAGGAATTCGTGCCACAACCCGAAGACGTGCTGGTCGTCATCGGCCAGCCCACGGACATCGAGCGCTGCACCACAGGCGCATGA
- a CDS encoding potassium transporter, whose translation MSFANRVRNRRDGIRMPPPARLVIGLALLTLTGSLLLMLPGISAARPLRINEAVFTAVSALTVTGLTVIAPGRDLTVFGQIVLLMLIQVGGVGLMVLVVLVYRLIGRQMSLEDRLALRDSLGLLSLTEIVVLTRRVLQFVLLTELIGAALLWLHWRAVLPLSEWDAARYALFHAVSAFCNAGFDLFTGLPQFPHGLPNDGITLTIFALLIVIGGLGIPVVADLIRWPRSRTLSLHTRLTLFIVLWLNVTGALAMFAAETWTAGTLRDAPIGQRLGLSLFQVISARTAGFAGISDLAALSPGAHLTLIGLMFVGSAPASMGGGITTGTFLAMLISTWGYVRGFPEARALGRTIGQETIRRAGAVLTISLVVVITATYLIVVAHSDMTFLEALFEVVSAFATCGLSLGITGHLTLPGQVVIMLVMFWGRLGALTVVAALAMPRRQTRVAYPDAQILIG comes from the coding sequence ATGAGCTTCGCCAACCGTGTCCGGAACCGGCGCGACGGCATACGCATGCCGCCGCCGGCCAGGCTCGTCATCGGCCTGGCGCTGTTGACGTTAACCGGCTCGCTGCTGCTGATGCTGCCCGGCATTAGTGCAGCGCGCCCACTTCGGATCAACGAAGCCGTGTTCACGGCTGTATCGGCGCTCACAGTCACCGGGCTGACCGTGATCGCGCCGGGCCGCGACTTGACCGTGTTCGGGCAGATCGTGCTGCTGATGCTGATTCAGGTGGGCGGTGTAGGCTTGATGGTGCTGGTCGTGTTAGTGTACCGGCTGATCGGTCGGCAAATGTCGCTGGAGGATCGGTTAGCGTTGCGCGACTCGCTGGGCCTGCTGAGCTTGACCGAGATCGTCGTCCTCACCCGCCGCGTGCTCCAGTTCGTCTTGTTGACCGAGCTCATCGGCGCGGCATTGCTCTGGCTTCATTGGCGCGCCGTCCTGCCGCTGAGCGAGTGGGACGCAGCGCGGTATGCCCTTTTTCATGCGGTCTCGGCTTTCTGCAACGCCGGTTTCGACTTGTTCACCGGCCTGCCGCAATTCCCTCACGGCCTGCCGAACGATGGCATCACACTGACCATCTTCGCCTTGCTCATCGTCATTGGCGGGCTGGGCATCCCCGTGGTGGCCGATCTGATTCGCTGGCCGCGTTCGCGCACACTGTCGTTGCACACGCGGCTCACGCTGTTCATCGTGCTCTGGCTGAACGTGACCGGCGCGCTCGCGATGTTCGCCGCCGAAACATGGACGGCCGGAACACTGCGTGATGCGCCCATCGGTCAACGCCTCGGCCTATCGCTGTTCCAAGTCATCTCGGCGCGCACGGCCGGTTTCGCCGGCATCTCGGACCTCGCAGCGCTTTCGCCCGGCGCACACCTCACCTTAATCGGTTTGATGTTCGTCGGCTCAGCGCCGGCTTCGATGGGTGGCGGCATCACCACCGGCACATTCCTGGCCATGCTGATCTCGACGTGGGGCTATGTGCGCGGCTTCCCGGAAGCGCGCGCGCTCGGTCGGACCATAGGACAAGAGACCATTCGGCGCGCCGGCGCCGTGCTGACCATCTCGCTCGTCGTCGTCATCACCGCAACCTATCTGATCGTCGTGGCCCACTCTGATATGACCTTTCTGGAGGCGTTGTTCGAAGTCGTCTCGGCTTTCGCCACCTGCGGGCTGTCGTTAGGGATCACCGGCCACCTGACCCTGCCCGGCCAGGTCGTCATCATGCTGGTGATGTTC
- a CDS encoding NADH dehydrogenase: MILVTGSTGCIGRAVVERLVSSGHQVKCLFHWGNEHPCPRRVVITGGDVRNEDSIYEAITDGGACDTVVHLAYLRRETPEDTFEDVNITGTHNVIAAMKRANIKRLIVVGCLGAEPRSPYPLQRSLGKAEEIVRASGLNFTVLKSAVVYGEGDWLTSWLAGVATDFPFVMPLPHSGMTKLQPIWVGDVAACVERCLNTRSTFRQVVPIGGPQALTLADIAQLTMKATQRPRRIVRVPSAFTRHLAAFLARCRHALTEMEIDALSYNRTTEIGGVHRVFGFAPAKMPTKLDYLDPHRPPPPLPVRFRYRS; this comes from the coding sequence ATGATTCTCGTCACAGGATCAACGGGCTGCATCGGTCGAGCCGTCGTCGAACGCCTGGTCTCCTCGGGGCACCAGGTCAAGTGTTTGTTTCACTGGGGTAACGAACACCCCTGCCCCCGTCGCGTGGTCATCACCGGCGGCGACGTGCGCAACGAAGACTCGATCTATGAGGCGATCACCGACGGCGGCGCATGCGACACCGTTGTGCATCTGGCGTACTTGCGCCGCGAGACTCCGGAGGATACGTTCGAGGATGTCAATATCACCGGCACCCACAACGTGATCGCGGCGATGAAGCGGGCGAACATCAAGCGCCTGATCGTCGTCGGCTGCCTAGGCGCCGAGCCGCGCTCGCCCTATCCGCTGCAGCGCAGCCTGGGCAAGGCGGAGGAGATTGTGCGCGCGAGCGGGTTGAACTTCACCGTGCTCAAGTCGGCCGTGGTGTATGGCGAGGGCGACTGGCTCACATCGTGGCTGGCCGGCGTGGCAACCGACTTCCCATTTGTCATGCCGCTGCCGCACAGCGGCATGACAAAGTTGCAACCCATCTGGGTGGGCGACGTCGCCGCTTGTGTCGAGCGCTGCCTCAACACGCGCTCCACCTTCCGACAGGTGGTGCCGATCGGCGGTCCGCAAGCCCTCACGTTGGCCGACATCGCGCAGCTCACCATGAAGGCCACACAACGCCCGCGTCGCATCGTGCGCGTGCCGAGCGCGTTCACCCGCCACTTGGCCGCCTTTCTCGCGCGCTGTCGCCACGCGTTGACCGAGATGGAGATCGACGCGCTATCGTACAACCGCACCACCGAGATCGGCGGCGTGCACCGCGTGTTCGGTTTTGCGCCGGCCAAGATGCCGACCAAACTTGACTATCTCGATCCTCATCGCCCTCCTCCCCCCCTGCCGGTGCGCTTCAGATACCGCAGCTAG